One window of Roseisolibacter agri genomic DNA carries:
- a CDS encoding VOC family protein, translating to MTAPTGTRARLGDVAPFFIVRDVLPSIAFYRDRLGFQVVYVGPTDDDPYFAMVQRDGVSFMLKAITPEVQPTPNPSRHPWARWDAYVHTPDPDALADELTARGVPFHEPLGVNSDRLRGFEIMDADGYVLYFGRPI from the coding sequence ATGACCGCACCGACCGGCACCCGCGCACGACTCGGCGACGTCGCGCCGTTCTTCATCGTGCGCGACGTGCTGCCGTCCATCGCCTTCTACCGCGACCGCCTGGGCTTCCAGGTGGTGTACGTCGGCCCCACCGACGACGACCCGTACTTCGCCATGGTGCAGCGCGACGGCGTCTCGTTCATGCTCAAGGCCATCACGCCCGAGGTGCAGCCGACGCCGAATCCCAGCCGGCACCCGTGGGCGCGCTGGGACGCGTACGTCCACACGCCCGACCCCGACGCGCTGGCCGACGAGCTCACCGCGCGCGGCGTGCCCTTCCACGAGCCCCTCGGCGTCAACTCGGACCGGCTGCGCGGGTTCGAGATCATGGACGCGGACGGCTACGTGCTCTACTTCGGACGACCGATCTGA
- a CDS encoding MmcQ/YjbR family DNA-binding protein, which yields MSLPALDPQSLAGRLRALALAFPEATEDFPWGERAIKVRTKAFLFLRAEGGAVSFSVKLPHSAADALEMPNVAPTGYGLGKHGWVTVTVDAGRDAPLATYEAWLEESYAAVAPKRLAAARAAQRSAGA from the coding sequence ATGTCGCTCCCCGCGCTCGATCCGCAATCGCTCGCCGGCCGCCTGCGCGCCCTCGCGCTCGCGTTCCCCGAGGCCACCGAGGACTTCCCGTGGGGGGAGCGCGCGATCAAGGTGCGCACCAAGGCGTTCCTCTTCCTGCGCGCGGAGGGCGGCGCGGTCAGCTTCTCGGTGAAGCTCCCGCACTCGGCCGCCGACGCGCTCGAGATGCCGAACGTCGCGCCGACGGGGTACGGCCTGGGCAAGCATGGCTGGGTGACCGTGACGGTGGACGCGGGCCGCGACGCCCCGCTCGCGACGTACGAGGCGTGGCTCGAGGAGAGCTACGCGGCCGTCGCGCCCAAGCGCCTCGCCGCGGCGCGCGCCGCGCAGCGGTCGGCGGGCGCGTAA
- the lepB gene encoding signal peptidase I, which produces MTSRRQSKPRRPAAAKPAPDASLRRRTRELIVGILPVVGLATVTRVALAEAYHIPSGSMEPTLQVGDWLFVNKLRYGPHVPFTHVSLPGYATPRRGDVAVFESPPQDPSIRTTPDAVTPTLVKRIVAVGGDTLAMRGGRLYVNGVPEAPGAPHNAPAGDAAAADFVGQPLPILRWQQRIATTAGSLGPAPAAPTLHDWGPLVVPADSYFMLGDNRDNSVDSRFYGPVPRANLRGTPTFVYYSYDPETGPEYLRAATSIRWQRLGTWIR; this is translated from the coding sequence ATGACCAGCCGTCGCCAGTCGAAGCCGCGCCGTCCCGCCGCCGCGAAGCCTGCTCCGGACGCGTCGCTGCGCCGCCGCACGCGCGAGCTCATCGTCGGCATCCTGCCCGTCGTCGGACTGGCGACGGTGACCCGGGTCGCGCTGGCCGAGGCGTACCACATCCCGAGCGGCAGCATGGAGCCGACGCTGCAGGTGGGCGACTGGCTCTTCGTGAACAAGCTCCGCTACGGGCCGCACGTCCCGTTCACGCACGTGAGCCTGCCGGGCTACGCCACGCCGCGTCGCGGTGACGTCGCGGTGTTCGAGTCGCCGCCGCAGGACCCGTCGATCCGGACCACGCCGGACGCGGTCACGCCGACGCTGGTGAAGCGGATCGTCGCGGTCGGCGGCGACACGCTCGCGATGCGCGGCGGCCGGCTGTACGTGAACGGCGTGCCCGAGGCGCCCGGCGCGCCGCACAACGCGCCCGCCGGCGACGCCGCGGCGGCCGACTTCGTGGGCCAGCCGCTGCCGATCCTGCGCTGGCAGCAGCGGATCGCGACGACCGCGGGCAGCCTCGGGCCGGCGCCGGCCGCGCCGACGCTGCACGACTGGGGACCGCTCGTCGTGCCCGCCGACTCGTACTTCATGCTCGGCGACAACCGCGACAACTCGGTGGACAGCCGCTTCTACGGCCCGGTGCCGCGCGCGAACCTGCGCGGCACGCCGACGTTCGTGTACTACTCGTACGATCCCGAGACGGGCCCTGAGTACCTGCGCGCCGCGACCAGCATCCGGTGGCAGCGGCTCGGCACCTGGATCCGGTGA
- a CDS encoding iron chaperone — protein sequence MAEKKTSARKATSSADTFTEEERAAMREHAKAQRASARARAKGESEEPAVLEKLAEMDAADRALGERLHALIRANAPDLAPRLWYGMPAYAKDGSVLCFFQDAKKFKSRYATLGFSDKAMLDDGQMWPTSFALRELTAADEARIVALLKRAVG from the coding sequence ATGGCCGAGAAGAAGACCTCCGCACGCAAAGCCACCAGCAGCGCCGACACGTTCACGGAGGAGGAGCGCGCCGCGATGCGCGAGCACGCGAAGGCGCAGCGGGCGTCCGCGCGCGCCCGCGCGAAGGGCGAGAGCGAGGAGCCCGCCGTGCTCGAGAAGCTCGCCGAGATGGACGCGGCGGATCGCGCGCTGGGCGAACGGCTGCACGCGCTCATCCGCGCCAACGCGCCCGACCTCGCGCCGCGGCTCTGGTACGGGATGCCCGCCTACGCCAAGGACGGCAGCGTGCTGTGCTTCTTCCAGGACGCGAAGAAGTTCAAGTCGCGGTACGCGACGCTCGGCTTCAGCGACAAGGCGATGCTCGACGACGGGCAGATGTGGCCCACGTCGTTCGCGCTGCGCGAGCTGACGGCCGCCGACGAGGCGCGGATCGTGGCGCTCCTGAAGCGCGCGGTGGGCTAG
- a CDS encoding GYD domain-containing protein yields the protein MPLYLSKFRYTPETWARMIAHPEDRREAARAYIESVGGKLHGFWYAFGTHDGYNLWEAPDGVSMAAVALAISAGGALGTFETTPLLTVDETLEALRKAGEVRYRPPGA from the coding sequence ATGCCCCTCTACCTCTCGAAGTTCCGCTACACGCCGGAGACGTGGGCCCGCATGATCGCCCACCCGGAGGACCGCCGCGAGGCCGCGCGCGCGTACATCGAGTCGGTCGGCGGGAAGCTGCACGGGTTCTGGTACGCCTTCGGCACGCACGACGGCTACAACCTCTGGGAGGCGCCCGACGGCGTGTCGATGGCGGCGGTCGCGTTGGCGATCAGCGCCGGCGGCGCGCTCGGCACGTTCGAGACGACGCCGCTGCTGACCGTCGACGAGACGCTGGAGGCGCTGCGGAAGGCCGGCGAGGTGCGCTACCGACCGCCGGGCGCGTAG
- a CDS encoding nuclear transport factor 2 family protein yields the protein MRRNLLCLLGALLVVLPAARAHGQGATPAAPRATVASAADSAAIRRVALDYIEGWFTGDSARMRRALHPDLAKRAVMRDAQQRLFLDLQSADMLVRAAGFGFGTSLPAAQRWASVQILDVDGDLASVKLHSTRLVDYMHLVRWDGEWRILNVLWDLRPADRPRPAP from the coding sequence ATGCGACGCAACCTGCTCTGCCTCCTGGGCGCGCTCCTCGTCGTCCTTCCCGCCGCGCGCGCACACGGCCAGGGCGCGACGCCCGCCGCGCCCCGTGCCACGGTCGCCAGCGCCGCCGACTCCGCGGCCATCCGCCGCGTCGCGCTCGACTACATCGAGGGATGGTTCACCGGCGACTCCGCACGCATGCGCCGCGCGCTGCATCCCGACCTCGCGAAGCGCGCGGTCATGCGCGACGCGCAGCAGCGGCTCTTCCTCGACCTGCAGTCCGCGGACATGCTCGTGCGGGCGGCGGGATTCGGCTTCGGCACGTCGCTGCCCGCGGCGCAGCGCTGGGCCAGCGTGCAGATCCTCGACGTCGACGGCGACCTCGCGTCCGTGAAGCTGCACTCGACGCGCCTCGTGGACTACATGCACCTCGTGCGGTGGGACGGCGAGTGGAGGATCCTGAACGTGCTGTGGGACCTGCGGCCGGCCGACCGTCCGCGGCCCGCGCCCTGA
- a CDS encoding methyltransferase family protein produces the protein MPRVALRLVADTLLVAILLFASAGTLRWWRAWVLLAALLLVRGVGARVVHRVHPDLLIERARLPLHATQPRTDRLLVLAVLATGFVGLPVVAALDAFRWHLLPFPEPAVSALGLALFVLGWTMKSAALHANAYAVAVVRVQRERRHAVADAGVYGIVRHPFYAADPLILVGLGLWLESYAAALGAIVPLACMVLRLRLEERVLRRELPGYDAYAARVRYRLIPRVW, from the coding sequence ATGCCGCGCGTCGCGCTCCGGCTCGTCGCGGACACGCTGCTCGTCGCGATCCTCCTGTTCGCGTCGGCTGGCACGCTGCGGTGGTGGCGCGCGTGGGTGCTGCTGGCCGCGCTGCTGCTCGTGCGCGGCGTCGGCGCGCGCGTCGTGCACCGCGTCCACCCCGACCTGCTGATCGAGCGCGCGCGGCTGCCGCTGCACGCGACGCAGCCGCGGACCGACCGCCTGCTGGTGCTCGCCGTGCTGGCGACGGGGTTCGTGGGACTGCCGGTCGTGGCGGCGCTCGACGCGTTCCGCTGGCACCTGCTGCCTTTCCCCGAGCCGGCGGTCTCCGCGCTGGGGCTCGCGCTGTTCGTGCTCGGCTGGACGATGAAGAGCGCGGCGCTGCACGCCAACGCCTACGCCGTGGCGGTCGTGCGCGTGCAGCGCGAGCGGCGGCACGCGGTCGCGGACGCCGGCGTGTACGGCATCGTGCGCCACCCGTTCTACGCCGCGGACCCGCTGATCCTCGTCGGCCTCGGGCTCTGGCTGGAGTCGTACGCGGCGGCGCTGGGTGCGATCGTGCCGCTCGCGTGCATGGTGCTGCGGCTGCGGCTGGAGGAGCGCGTCCTCCGGCGCGAGCTGCCGGGCTACGACGCGTACGCGGCGCGCGTGCGGTATCGTCTGATCCCGCGCGTCTGGTAG
- a CDS encoding gamma-glutamylcyclotransferase family protein, with protein sequence MADPPLDGLDDVLHLVAAANAARRAGAHDDEAERRLELRFGTSRTLAVYGTLAPGRSNHHVVAPLGGTWTHGVVEGDLFPVGWGAIQGYPAFLPRSGGPDVAVHVLTSPRLPHAWPELDRFEGAEYRRLLIPVYEPDTASARRLSTVANLYAAADAAPETP encoded by the coding sequence ATGGCCGACCCCCCGCTCGACGGGCTCGACGACGTGCTCCATCTCGTCGCCGCCGCGAACGCGGCGCGCCGCGCGGGCGCGCACGACGACGAGGCCGAGCGACGCCTGGAGCTGCGCTTCGGGACGAGCCGCACGCTGGCCGTCTATGGCACGCTCGCGCCGGGCCGCTCCAACCATCACGTCGTCGCGCCGCTGGGCGGCACATGGACGCACGGGGTGGTCGAGGGCGACCTCTTCCCGGTCGGCTGGGGCGCGATCCAGGGCTATCCCGCGTTCCTGCCACGCAGCGGCGGGCCCGACGTCGCGGTGCACGTGCTGACGTCGCCGCGGCTGCCGCACGCGTGGCCGGAGCTCGACCGCTTCGAGGGCGCGGAGTACCGGCGCCTCCTGATCCCGGTGTACGAGCCGGACACGGCGAGTGCGCGGCGGCTGTCCACCGTCGCCAACCTCTACGCCGCGGCGGACGCGGCGCCGGAGACGCCATGA
- a CDS encoding GNAT family N-acetyltransferase: protein MTTRVRAAAAADRDAIVALVPRLRAFGAAPLRPPEALDRAERETLERALAANAPDAALLVAEVEGLGVAGVAYAHGATDYFTGEPHAHLGILAVAEAAEGRGVGRALLEAVDAWARAQGHRYVTLNVFATNARARAVYERAGYAQDTLRYYKELAPHAPPAPPASDASHG from the coding sequence ATGACGACGCGCGTGCGCGCCGCGGCGGCGGCCGACCGGGATGCGATCGTCGCGCTCGTCCCGCGCCTGCGCGCGTTCGGCGCGGCGCCGCTGCGGCCGCCCGAGGCGCTGGACCGCGCGGAGCGCGAGACGCTCGAGCGCGCGCTCGCCGCCAACGCGCCCGACGCCGCGCTCCTCGTCGCGGAGGTCGAAGGGCTCGGCGTCGCGGGCGTGGCGTACGCGCACGGCGCGACCGACTACTTCACGGGCGAGCCTCACGCGCACCTCGGCATCCTCGCGGTGGCGGAGGCGGCCGAGGGGCGCGGCGTGGGCCGCGCGCTGCTGGAGGCGGTGGATGCGTGGGCGCGCGCGCAGGGCCACCGCTACGTGACGCTGAACGTCTTCGCGACCAACGCGCGGGCGCGCGCCGTGTACGAGCGCGCGGGCTACGCGCAGGACACGCTGCGCTACTACAAGGAGCTCGCGCCGCACGCGCCACCCGCGCCACCCGCGTCGGATGCGTCGCACGGCTGA
- a CDS encoding VOC family protein — MELGAFSVSLTVKDLEASRRFYETLGFMPFAGDQAQGWLILKNGAHVIGLFQGMFERNMLTFNPGWDQNAQPVGAFTDVRELQRRLKARGVPLVSEADESTTGPASFVVVDPDGNPILVDQHV, encoded by the coding sequence ATGGAGCTCGGCGCGTTCTCCGTCAGCCTGACCGTGAAGGACCTCGAGGCGTCGCGGCGCTTCTACGAGACGCTCGGCTTCATGCCCTTCGCCGGCGACCAGGCGCAGGGCTGGCTGATCCTGAAGAACGGCGCGCACGTCATCGGCCTGTTCCAGGGGATGTTCGAGCGGAACATGCTCACCTTCAACCCGGGCTGGGACCAGAACGCGCAGCCGGTGGGCGCGTTCACCGACGTGCGCGAGCTGCAGCGGCGGCTGAAGGCGCGGGGCGTGCCGCTCGTGAGCGAGGCCGACGAGAGCACGACCGGCCCCGCGAGCTTCGTCGTCGTCGATCCCGACGGCAACCCGATCCTCGTCGACCAGCACGTATGA
- a CDS encoding 3-keto-disaccharide hydrolase — MTRSKSMRRILTHALALTTLATACAGRSSATRADDGWIPLFDGRTLAGWRASENPATFRVEDGMIVVHGPRAHLFYDGPVLGHDFRDFELRAEVMTRPGANSGIYLRTRFQPTDWPSQGYEVQVNNSHTDWRRTGSLYAVQDVRESERDGEWFTVRAIVRGRRVQVMVNDRQTVDYTEPADSATRLTGGTIALQGHDPASEVRYRNIRIRPLGP, encoded by the coding sequence ATGACGCGATCGAAGTCGATGCGCCGCATCCTCACGCACGCGCTCGCACTCACCACGCTCGCCACGGCGTGCGCCGGCCGCTCGTCCGCCACGCGCGCGGACGACGGCTGGATCCCGCTCTTCGACGGGCGCACGCTCGCGGGTTGGCGCGCGAGCGAGAACCCCGCGACGTTCCGCGTCGAGGACGGCATGATCGTCGTGCACGGGCCGCGCGCGCACCTGTTCTACGACGGGCCGGTGCTGGGGCACGACTTCCGCGACTTCGAGCTGCGCGCGGAGGTGATGACGCGCCCCGGCGCGAACTCGGGCATCTACCTCCGCACGCGCTTCCAGCCCACCGACTGGCCGTCGCAGGGCTACGAGGTGCAGGTCAACAACTCGCACACCGACTGGCGGCGCACGGGCAGCCTGTACGCGGTGCAGGACGTCCGCGAGTCGGAGCGCGACGGCGAGTGGTTCACGGTGCGCGCGATCGTGCGCGGGCGGCGCGTGCAGGTGATGGTGAACGACCGCCAGACGGTGGACTACACCGAGCCCGCCGACTCTGCGACGCGGCTCACCGGCGGCACCATCGCGCTGCAGGGCCACGACCCGGCGAGCGAGGTGCGCTACCGCAACATCCGCATCCGGCCGCTCGGGCCCTGA
- a CDS encoding VOC family protein: MTDADHDAPLLAGAELDHVEVFVPDRAAAAAWYARVLGLRPIARWAHWATPRGPLMLGAGGAMIALFERTPCAARDGVEHHRVALRVGAAAFRAFVARAASGPVYDAAGAPLAELTPVDHGQAHSVYFCDPWGNRCEVTTYEPQESRPDSQE, translated from the coding sequence ATGACCGACGCCGACCACGACGCGCCCCTGCTCGCGGGCGCCGAGCTCGATCACGTGGAGGTGTTCGTCCCCGATCGCGCGGCGGCCGCCGCGTGGTACGCGCGCGTCCTCGGCCTGCGCCCGATCGCACGGTGGGCCCACTGGGCGACGCCGCGCGGCCCGCTGATGCTCGGCGCCGGCGGCGCGATGATCGCGCTGTTCGAGCGGACGCCGTGCGCCGCGCGCGACGGCGTGGAGCATCATCGGGTGGCGCTCCGCGTGGGCGCGGCGGCGTTCCGCGCGTTCGTCGCGCGGGCGGCGTCGGGGCCCGTGTACGATGCGGCGGGCGCGCCGCTGGCCGAGCTGACACCGGTCGACCACGGCCAGGCCCACTCGGTCTACTTCTGCGATCCGTGGGGCAACCGCTGCGAGGTCACGACGTACGAGCCGCAGGAGTCGCGACCGGATTCCCAGGAGTAG
- a CDS encoding TonB-dependent receptor — translation MAVHVKSWWQDRWAWLCAFVASILLAAAPLAPLAAQTDVIRGRVTNPEGLPLPGVRVTATSIPGNVTREARTNNQGSFQLAFPGGTGDYMMGYALVGYVYRQFQVKRLADEAVLVADARLAVVQLDTIAVVEAVQRRVSRSDAQSRDIGGTEQSVSLSVLPPELQGDVAAMAASLPGVLLVPGLDGGPDGFSVLGLGADQSNVTLNGLPVGANGLPRDANISSTLTTSPYDVSRGGFSGGNFNIRSGGGSNFRNRGLSLVVNAPQLQWTDRAANALGTRYTNVSLGGVLSGPIRPSKAFYNVSYQLGRNARDNQTLLGTSALGLRTAGVASDSVTRFVDILGRRGVPVGGGPSHAQRVSDNGTFLASVDVSPPGSSSGQSFGFTVNGNWGRQSPIGGGATQLASASGDRFNWGGGLQARHSGYVKMLLSESSVGVTTSRTHGDPYVDLPAGRVRVNSVFADGESGVQSLTFGGNQGLSSRSRSFGGALKNDLSWFDDANRHRLKLTSELQYSGSTQDPSSNLLGTFTFNSLEDLEAGRPASFSRTLTARQRNTGQVTGSLAIGDAYRRTPDLQLQYGVRVDASRFLQTPAFNPAVERAFGRRNDRVPMPVGVSPRVGFSWTLGNAQELDEFFGAARRPRAVLRGGLGVFTNATNAGIVGGALDNTGLPSGTQQIVCVGEAVPTPDWAAYATDPSRIPDRCADPSQGSGQAGGSVFSDARPNVTLVSPDYRPSRSVRSNLGWNGSILDARFNANVEATYAINLRQQRSVDLNFAPVERFTLDGEGRPVFVAPTSIVATTGAIASRDARVSPEFARVTELRSDLQSRTAQLSLRLSPIQRGPSRFGWSAAYTFSHVREQVSGFSSTAGNPLDVVWARAAQGPHQINYNLRYTFFDAVQVNWNGAFVSGSAYTPTIAGDVNGDGYSNDRAFVYDQSAADPALAAGMRDLLAHTSPAARECLLRQAGRIAARNSCRGPWSSTASLNITVDRAKFRLPQRTSASFALSNPLGAADLLLNGSGSLRGWGQNATPDQALLYVRGFDPATQRYRYEVNQRFGASRPQLLTLRSPVTLTASVKIDLGPVRERQNLQQQLGTGRTRPGSRFPESFFRNVGPSGLTNPMATILRQQDSLRLTALQADSLAAMNRRYTYRSDSLWAPVARHFAALPTRFDEDDAYDRYARARRAQLDMLARVGPAIRALLTPAQRRKLPASVLTVLDPRYLDAIRNGIGIYVGAGSLVTGGGGGF, via the coding sequence GTGGCAGTGCACGTGAAGTCGTGGTGGCAGGACCGGTGGGCCTGGCTGTGCGCGTTCGTCGCGTCGATCCTGCTGGCCGCCGCGCCGCTGGCGCCGCTGGCCGCGCAGACGGACGTGATCCGCGGACGCGTCACGAACCCCGAGGGGCTGCCGCTCCCCGGCGTGCGCGTGACCGCGACGTCCATCCCCGGCAACGTCACGCGCGAGGCGCGCACCAACAACCAGGGGAGCTTCCAGCTCGCGTTCCCCGGCGGGACGGGCGACTACATGATGGGCTACGCGCTCGTCGGCTACGTCTACCGCCAGTTCCAGGTGAAGCGCCTCGCCGACGAGGCGGTGCTGGTGGCCGACGCGCGCCTCGCCGTCGTGCAGCTCGACACGATCGCGGTCGTCGAGGCGGTGCAGCGGCGCGTCTCGCGCAGCGACGCGCAGTCGCGCGACATCGGCGGCACCGAGCAGAGCGTGTCGCTCAGCGTGCTGCCGCCGGAGCTGCAGGGCGACGTCGCGGCGATGGCGGCGTCGCTCCCCGGCGTGCTCCTCGTCCCGGGCCTCGACGGTGGGCCCGACGGCTTCTCCGTGCTCGGACTCGGCGCCGACCAGAGCAACGTCACGCTCAACGGGCTGCCCGTCGGCGCGAACGGCCTCCCGCGCGACGCGAACATCTCCAGCACGCTCACCACGTCGCCCTACGACGTGTCGCGCGGCGGTTTCAGCGGCGGGAACTTCAACATCCGCTCGGGCGGCGGCTCGAACTTCCGCAACCGCGGCCTGAGTCTCGTGGTCAACGCGCCGCAGCTGCAGTGGACGGACCGCGCCGCCAACGCCCTCGGCACCCGCTACACGAACGTGTCGCTCGGCGGCGTCCTCTCCGGGCCCATCAGGCCGAGCAAGGCGTTCTACAACGTGTCGTACCAGCTGGGCCGGAACGCGCGCGACAACCAGACGCTGCTCGGCACGAGCGCGCTGGGGCTGCGCACCGCGGGCGTGGCGTCGGACTCGGTGACGCGCTTCGTCGACATCCTGGGGCGGCGCGGCGTGCCGGTGGGCGGCGGGCCGTCGCACGCGCAGCGCGTGAGCGACAACGGCACCTTCCTCGCCAGCGTGGACGTGTCGCCGCCCGGGTCGTCCAGCGGGCAGTCGTTCGGCTTCACGGTGAACGGGAACTGGGGGCGGCAGAGTCCCATCGGCGGCGGCGCGACGCAGCTCGCGTCGGCCAGCGGCGACCGCTTCAACTGGGGCGGCGGCCTGCAGGCGCGGCACAGCGGCTACGTGAAGATGCTCCTGAGCGAGTCGTCGGTCGGCGTCACGACGTCGCGCACCCACGGCGATCCGTACGTCGACCTGCCGGCGGGCCGCGTGCGCGTGAACTCGGTGTTCGCCGACGGCGAGAGCGGCGTGCAGAGCCTGACCTTCGGCGGCAATCAGGGCCTCAGCTCCCGCTCGCGGTCATTCGGCGGCGCGCTGAAGAACGATCTGTCGTGGTTCGACGACGCGAACAGGCACCGCCTGAAGCTGACGTCGGAGCTGCAGTACAGCGGCAGCACGCAGGACCCGTCGTCCAACCTGCTCGGCACCTTCACGTTCAACTCGCTCGAGGACCTGGAGGCGGGGCGCCCGGCGTCGTTCAGCCGCACGCTCACCGCGCGCCAGCGGAACACGGGCCAGGTCACCGGCTCGCTCGCGATCGGCGACGCGTACCGCCGCACGCCGGACCTGCAGCTGCAGTACGGCGTGCGCGTGGACGCCAGCCGCTTCCTCCAGACGCCCGCGTTCAACCCGGCGGTCGAGCGCGCGTTCGGGCGCCGCAACGACCGCGTGCCGATGCCCGTCGGCGTCAGCCCGCGCGTCGGCTTCTCGTGGACGCTCGGCAACGCGCAGGAGCTGGACGAGTTCTTCGGCGCCGCGCGGCGTCCGCGCGCGGTGCTGCGCGGTGGGCTCGGCGTCTTCACGAACGCGACCAACGCCGGCATCGTCGGCGGGGCGCTCGACAACACGGGGCTCCCGAGCGGCACGCAGCAGATCGTGTGCGTGGGCGAGGCCGTGCCGACGCCCGACTGGGCCGCGTACGCCACCGATCCGTCGCGCATCCCCGACCGGTGCGCGGACCCCTCGCAGGGCTCGGGGCAAGCTGGCGGCTCCGTGTTCTCGGACGCGCGGCCGAACGTCACGCTCGTCTCGCCCGACTACCGGCCGTCGCGGTCCGTGCGCTCGAACCTCGGCTGGAACGGCAGCATCCTGGACGCGCGCTTCAACGCGAACGTCGAGGCGACGTACGCGATCAACCTGCGGCAGCAGCGCTCCGTGGACCTGAACTTCGCGCCCGTCGAGCGCTTCACGCTGGACGGCGAGGGGCGGCCGGTGTTCGTCGCGCCGACGAGCATCGTCGCCACCACGGGCGCCATCGCCTCGCGCGATGCCCGCGTGTCGCCGGAGTTCGCGCGCGTCACCGAGCTGCGATCCGACCTGCAGTCGCGCACCGCGCAGCTGAGCCTCCGCCTCTCCCCCATCCAGCGCGGGCCGAGCCGGTTCGGGTGGAGCGCGGCGTACACGTTCTCGCACGTGCGCGAGCAGGTGTCCGGCTTCTCGAGCACCGCCGGCAACCCGCTCGACGTCGTGTGGGCGCGCGCGGCGCAGGGGCCACACCAGATCAACTACAACCTGCGCTACACCTTCTTCGACGCGGTGCAGGTGAACTGGAACGGCGCGTTCGTGTCGGGGAGCGCGTACACGCCGACCATCGCCGGCGACGTGAACGGCGACGGCTACTCCAACGACCGCGCGTTCGTGTACGACCAATCAGCCGCCGATCCCGCGCTCGCCGCGGGGATGCGCGACCTGCTGGCGCACACGTCGCCGGCCGCGCGCGAGTGCCTCCTGCGGCAGGCCGGCCGCATCGCCGCGCGCAACAGCTGCCGCGGGCCGTGGAGCTCCACCGCGTCGCTCAACATCACGGTGGACCGCGCGAAGTTCCGACTGCCGCAGCGCACCTCGGCGTCGTTCGCGCTCAGCAACCCGCTCGGCGCCGCCGACCTGCTGCTGAATGGATCGGGGAGCCTGCGCGGCTGGGGGCAGAACGCGACGCCCGACCAGGCGCTGCTCTACGTGCGCGGCTTCGATCCCGCCACGCAGCGCTACCGCTACGAGGTGAACCAGCGCTTCGGCGCGTCGCGGCCGCAGCTCCTCACGCTGCGCTCGCCGGTGACGCTGACGGCGTCGGTGAAGATCGACCTCGGCCCCGTGCGCGAGCGGCAGAACCTCCAGCAGCAGCTCGGCACCGGGCGCACGCGGCCGGGCTCGCGGTTCCCGGAGTCGTTCTTCCGCAATGTCGGCCCGTCCGGCCTCACGAACCCGATGGCGACGATCCTCCGCCAGCAGGACTCGCTGCGCCTGACGGCGCTGCAGGCGGACAGCCTCGCCGCGATGAACCGCCGCTACACGTACCGCTCGGACTCGCTGTGGGCGCCGGTGGCGCGCCACTTCGCGGCGCTCCCGACGCGCTTCGACGAGGACGACGCGTACGACCGCTACGCGCGGGCCCGCCGCGCGCAGCTCGACATGCTGGCGCGCGTCGGGCCGGCGATCCGCGCGCTGCTCACGCCGGCGCAGCGCCGCAAGCTGCCGGCCTCCGTGCTGACCGTGCTCGACCCGCGCTACCTCGACGCCATCCGCAACGGCATCGGCATCTACGTCGGCGCCGGCAGCCTCGTGACGGGGGGAGGAGGCGGCTTCTGA
- a CDS encoding DUF4440 domain-containing protein, which translates to MRDAHRAWWRAFTLGDTARVRALSAPQVVLTMSTGRVLGHAAVLADAGTRGDSTQVRLEWEDEVLQRWSDGAVVTSRFAETVGSARSVYRFVTVMRRDAGGWRVVAAQSTRIPPAVVPYPVPTERLSAYAGRYRQREGSVVLELAVRDGGLVVRRGDGGVDPLIALSPSVFEAPGQARFVLERDDTGQVATLTILGTRAVTHWSRVP; encoded by the coding sequence GTGCGCGACGCCCACCGCGCGTGGTGGCGCGCCTTCACGCTCGGCGACACGGCCCGCGTGCGCGCGCTCTCCGCGCCGCAGGTCGTGCTCACGATGAGCACGGGCCGGGTGCTCGGACACGCGGCGGTGCTCGCGGACGCGGGCACGCGCGGCGACTCCACGCAGGTGCGGCTGGAGTGGGAGGACGAGGTGCTGCAGCGCTGGAGCGACGGCGCGGTGGTCACGAGTCGCTTCGCGGAGACGGTCGGCTCCGCCCGGTCGGTCTACCGCTTCGTCACGGTGATGCGGCGCGACGCGGGCGGCTGGCGCGTGGTCGCCGCGCAGTCCACCCGCATCCCGCCGGCCGTGGTGCCCTACCCGGTGCCGACCGAGCGCCTGTCGGCATACGCCGGCCGCTACCGGCAGCGCGAGGGTAGCGTGGTGCTGGAGCTCGCGGTGCGCGACGGCGGCCTGGTGGTGCGGCGCGGCGACGGCGGCGTGGACCCGCTGATCGCGCTGAGCCCCTCGGTCTTCGAGGCGCCCGGCCAGGCGCGCTTCGTCCTCGAGCGCGACGACACCGGACAGGTCGCGACGCTCACCATCCTGGGCACGCGCGCGGTCACGCACTGGTCGCGCGTGCCGTGA